The Bacteroidota bacterium genome window below encodes:
- a CDS encoding CoA-binding protein, translated as MKVVVLGASDNPTRYSNMAVNALLNNGFDAIPVGIKNTSIDGVPIINSKDPLQNIHTITLYLNPMRQEEWYDFILKTNPKRLIFNPGTENLELIQLAMNNNIEIVEACTLVMLSTNQFD; from the coding sequence ATGAAAGTTGTTGTTTTAGGTGCTTCAGATAATCCCACTCGTTATTCCAATATGGCCGTGAATGCTTTGTTGAATAATGGCTTTGATGCCATACCAGTTGGCATAAAGAATACCTCCATTGATGGAGTTCCGATCATTAACAGCAAAGATCCACTTCAAAACATTCATACGATAACCTTATATCTGAACCCTATGAGACAAGAAGAATGGTATGATTTTATCCTCAAAACCAATCCCAAACGACTCATTTTTAATCCAGGTACAGAAAATTTAGAATTAATACAGCTGGCCATGAATAATAATATTGAAATTGTGGAAGCCTGCACATTGGTCATGCTCAGCACCAATCAGTTTGATTAA